The Raphanus sativus cultivar WK10039 chromosome 2, ASM80110v3, whole genome shotgun sequence genome includes a region encoding these proteins:
- the LOC108840330 gene encoding uncharacterized protein LOC108840330, whose product MKRPREEMKEEEKDSSLATAAMAVAVAAAVAEEEKLWCSGVVEEMTWSNVWLPFWDVEFVGRNYSLLFSDVAWDDDIWNLKNLTHSS is encoded by the coding sequence ATGAAGAGACCGAGAGAGGAGATGAAGGAAGAGGAGAAGGACTCATCATTGGCTACCGCAGCCATGGCGGTTGCGGTGGCAGCCGCAGTGGCTGAGGAGGAGAAATTGTGGTGCAGTGGAGTAGTCGAGGAGATGACGTGGAGCAACGTATGGTTACCTTTTTGGGACGTTGAGTTTGTTGGAAGAAACTACAGTTTATTGTTCAGCGACGTTGCTTGGGACGATGATATTTGGAACCTCAAGAATCTAACTCATTCCTCATAG
- the LOC108828030 gene encoding uncharacterized protein LOC108828030, with amino-acid sequence MNHRWAAIQANALAAGGGGEQSVVVCPKPRRIGLPNYEHPSRSLRCYFSQQVESKAEKDILDIILTKDGYGSEQVRHTQVLDSPSPFLCGSPPSRVANPLTQDARFRDEIELVSSSPITAPLGQPPSSPSSSGRKGGGCVRGNFGNSPAVRIEGFDCLDRDRRNCSIPALA; translated from the exons ATGAATCATCGGTGGGCGGCGATTCAGGCGAACGCGCTCGCTgcgggaggaggaggagaacaGAGTGTTGTAGTTTGCCCAAAACCACGTCGTATTGGTCTCCCTAACTACGAACATCCCTCTCGCTCTCTGCGATGTTACTTCAGCCAGCAAGTTGAATCCAAGGCAGAGAAGGATATCTTAGATATCATCCTCACCAAG GATGGTTATGGTTCGGAACAAGTTCGTCATACGCAGGTGTTAGACTCGCCGTCCCCGTTTTTATGTGGGTCGCCGCCGAGCAGAGTCGCTAACCCATTAACTCAGGATGCTCGTTTCAGAGATGAGATCGAACTCGTGTCTTCTTCCCCGATCACGGCTCCGCTGGGCCAACCTCCATCGTCGCCTTCTTCCTCAGGGAGGAAAGGAGGAGGATGTGTTAGAGGCAATTTTGGTAACAGCCCAGCGGTTAGGATCGAAGGGTTTGATTGCCTTGACAGGGACCGTAGAAACTGCAGCATCCCTGCCTTGGCTTAG